From the Lactuca sativa cultivar Salinas chromosome 9, Lsat_Salinas_v11, whole genome shotgun sequence genome, the window TGATACTGGAGAAGCTGTGAAATATCAAAGAAAAAGAGAAAATGTACGTACATTAAGAGATTTGAACCCATGATTTATGAGTGTGACAAAAAAACCATATATAAGACCCTATTATTTGAATTCTTAAAGGATATGAATAAATGATTTATGAAGTTTGGAGTTATTCAGTGTATCCGTAAATGCTAGACAAGATAAATCAGCAACTTTAATGTATTTCGGTGAATCAGTTAATGTGAAAGAGAAAGAAAGTTAATGGTATTGTGAATTCAAAATTGATATGAATTAAATACTCAATGATATATGTAGTTTGGCCTATCTTCTTAATTTTTGTCCTTTTATTacatgttataaataattaatgtAATAACTATGCTTAATTATGACTAAATGTAGCAATCAAATATTTTTAAAGAAGAAAGCGATTTAGAAGATCATCAAAAGCTTCAGCACATTTTTTCTAAATCTTGTGATATGACCAATTAGATATAAGATTAGTCAACTCGAGTATGGAAAGACGAAAGACTAACATTCCAGTTGTCAACTCTAGTTTGCTAAAATAGAGTACTTAATTACGTTTTCAACATTGATTTCGAAACTGATAAACTAATTAATTAGTAGCGTATTgactttttttaaataaaaagaagCAAACAAATGGTAGAGAGATAATATTAACCTGAAGGACATGCGTTAATAGAAGGAACTTCTAATTTACAAGCATCAGGAAGCATGAGAGCCCGATTGATATCTATTCCATAATCTTTAGCAGTACTTCCACCGACCAGTTGACACAAGCATATAGGGTTGCTTTCTAGCAACCCTGCAACCTCCGGACAACATGCTTTGTCGGGAGTAGTCAGATTACTTCCAATTTGAACAAAACTCAAACAATCTGAAACGTTAAACAATGCTGTCATGCAATCAGGTCCTGGTGCCATCGCCATTGGTGCACCAGGCAACATCATCGGAGCTCCGGCTGGTGACTGTGCTTTGAAACATGGAAGCCCGGCGAAAATCAGTCCCACCAACATGGCAACGGCCATAATGATGGTGTTTGATTTGATCACCATGGCCGGAAAACGGTGGTGGTAGTGTCGTGGAAGTAAGATTGAAGATaagggtggtggtgatggtggatgAGAAGTTAATGTGTGAAAGAGTAAAGAAATGGTATTGAAGTGTTGATGTATATAGAGTGGTGATGGTAGTTAGATAGCATTGAGTGAGAAAGGTGGATAGATATGGCCTAATTTCAGCCTGTCCATATTAAATTCCACTTTCATCTCCAACCTACCTATGCttctttttttggtttttattttcaaaaacatttatcATAGTAGACTTCAACCTTTATTAGGCAGTTGTCAGCTTCAAAAAAGCTTTGCATTTTCTATTTCTCTATTTTTAACAAAGATAAATGGCTGTTTGATAAACTCTATGAATGAAACTTATGAGTCAATGGTCTTTGGATCGGTTTGTATTCAAAGCATTTGATACAGTTTCTGAACGACCTTGAAAGAATAAAAAACGTTTTGACCtctaaacaaaaaaataaaataaaaaacaaaacattATAGCTCTTAAGAAACCCTACATACTATTTAACCATTACAATGTTGGAATCAACACTAAATTATTCGGTTTTATCAAGAATCACGAATAAAATATCGATCCGTATGTAATCTTATGTTCAATATTCGTATGCATTACACATTATATCTGGTCCCATAGGCATCAGATAATAGGCCATTGCAAAAGTCGGTGATTTTTTTTGAGACCAAGTAAACGGTTGAAAGTATCCAAAAGGCATATAGCTTTTATGTCAACTCGTTTAGAAAAAGCAACTTGTTTTTGGTGCAACGCTCTACACCAATATGTGGCCATGAATAGTGGAATTTAATTTGTGAATCCCATTATGtcaaacttttttttaaatattctcGCTTTCTCACGTACATACATactcatgatatatatatatatatatatatatatatatatatatatatatatatatatatatatatatatatatatatatatatatatatatatatatatatatatatatatattatgtctaACTTGTACATAATCATAATgttcttgtttttttttctagttAATTATTCCTAATTTTTATGATTTGCAACAATAAAAATTATAATTCatatttaaaaagttaaagttGATTTGACTATCGATGTATTAATCAACATAAAGTTATAATGGATACTACACATCAAAGAGCTTACGAACAAACTTGAATACGATGTCATTTTGATTAGGATTTTCTATTCTTGATCTAATCTTACAATCACCATTTACAAAATGTAAAATACGATGTCTTTGTTAAAATCTTGATTTCATGATATTGATAACCTTACATTAAACCATATGCTCGGTACAATATTCCAAAAAAGTTAATTTCATATTGATAATTCTAGACTGAAAAATAGAAGTACATTGTTCTCTCTATTGTCTATTTAATGCGCCTTCATCAAATAATCTGACAAGCAAGTGAGCAACTATTGCACAACTCAATAACTTCAATTCCTTGTCACATGTAAAGCCATGTGCCCATGTCATTGGACATAACCGGAGTCTAACGATTAGACATGACTAATCGGGTTTCAACTTATCATATCtctatatattaattaataaattataatacatATGTTGATAAACAAACAGAAAAAAAATCATCTGCTTAGATATAAATATTAGATCCTTTAAGAAAATAACTAATACGACAttactaacatatatatatatatatatatatatatatatatatatatatatatatatatatatatatatatatatatatatatatatatatatatatatatatatacttttccgAATACAATTTGAACGATTTACAGTTTGAGATTTATACGATCTTGTCGTTATTCAAAATTTGATATGTTAGAAAATTATCAGAAAGATCGAGGATCAGTCACAACCAACGACAAAAGATAATATTTTTCTTTACCACTTTCAAGTAGACGGTGCATTGTAAAAAACTTTATTTTACATCAATTTTTGTTTATGTAATTTAGCATTatataaactaaaattaaaattgaattttcATTTATATTGGGATCAACTTTTCATTCATTTTTACCAACATAAAGTCATTACTGACCGGATCCAATTCCGGTCAGGTTACCTAAATAAACCGAGTCAAAACTTACTTGTCTGGTCTCCTCCTATGTATATGGGACCCATCTTTTACCGGAACGCCGTTCTGGAAACTTCTAAAATATTTTCAGACTTCGTCTATGCATTCGACATACTAGGTTAATTAGTGTATGATTTCTTATTACAATTTTGAGAAGGAATTACTATACTTTTGGTCTGGAATGAATTTTTATAACAACTGTGGAATGTTTTGTATTAGAAGGTTAGGATATGCTTTTTTTTCAGATTTTCGTTGTTAAAATCTTCAGTAGGCCTCATGGCAACATGTGCATAATGTAAACAACCTTACGTAACACGGTAAACTTTATTTGGAACATTACCTTAATTTGATGAACTCATTTTCAGATTAATAGAATATTACGAATTCCTGGTTGTAATCAAAGAAATGACGGAAACAAGGGATATATTTGAGTATTTGTGAAGAATCCTGGAAACAAGGATTATATTATTGTAAGATCCTCATCTCAGTCTAGAATTTTTGCCCCTTTTTTTTTGGTAAAAGTTTGATAATTtagtcataaataaataaataaaaataataaaacaaactaacttataataacaactaATTAGAATTAAGGATTACAAAAAGGTATTTAGACTTTATATGGAATTAAAGACTAAAGCGTGATTAATTATGACTTGATCAAGGGATCtgtagttaaaaaaaaaagtattataAGGATGGGATCGCTAGTAGAAAAAACATTTAATGGTgtgatgagtttttttttttttttttttgtgcagTGGTGGTCCAAAAACACATTATAAAAACACCCAAAAATTATTTTTGCATCAAACTACCAATGGCGGAGCTTCAATATTTCATTTGAGGGCTGAAAATATATTTGTATAAACATTGGTGAACAGGAGggcaaagtcaaaattttatatttttgggctaaaTATGTAAAAAGTTAAAGCATAGGGACTATTTATGTCAAAaaaatcgggggggggggggggggggggggggggggggggggctgtgCCGCAATTAAAGACATTAAAAACGCATTTATTGGTGCATTAGTTCAAAACTGCACTATTAAACACCATTAAACAAGGCACTGAActatttaatttttcatttccCCCTAAAAATTTTGTTCTAGTTTTTCATTTCCCTTCCAAatcttccttcttcattccaacaCTTGCAAATTATATATGTTGTGAAAGGAAGCATTGTTGTTTGTTCGTCCGATGGTATACTTCTGTCTTTGTGATTCTCTCATCATTCCCTCTTGTTTTAAAACTTACCCGCCAAATGTTAATATTTTACTCCTTTAGTATAGTCATTTCCATTATGTGACCACTTCTTTTATTCTTCATTTTTTTATtcaaagtggtggtgatggttttCAGGTAAATATGTCGATGGTTTTTGATAGTTAACAAAGGTTGTAATGCCTTTTTGTGGTTGTAACAGGTGGATGTCCTGGTGGTGTGGGTGGCTGAAAAGGGTGGTGTGACTAGGCAGTTTTCCAACAGGTGGTGAAGATGGTGGTTGGTGGTTGTTTAGGTGGCAGGTGGGTATTCGATAAGGTGGAGATGTAGAGGGTCTCGGTGGTGCTAAGGAAAGACTTCACTTGTTCAAAGTGGACCTACTTTAAGAGGGTTCCTTTGATGTTGCCATTAATTGTTTTGATGGAGTCTTCCATACAACTTCTCATCTTTTTCACTTTAGTAGTAGCTACGCAGGTTTTGTTTGGTTACATGAGCTTAGCCTAAATGTCACTTTTAAAGCTTTAGCTGATACCCAAATACTTCACTCTTTTTGCTGAAAGAATTAGTCGAACTTGCATTGAAAGGAACACTTAATGTTCTTGGTCCATGTTCAAAAACTTCATCAGTTAAAATGGTGGTTGTTACTTCCTCCTTAGTTGCAGTTGCTTTTAAAGCAAGACCTAAACCTCCTAAAATGGTAGTTTATGAGACATGGTTTTTTGATCCATAGTTTTGAAAAGATGATGACGTTTAATGGTACGGTTCTTACTTAATGGTGCGGTTTTGGCTATCTTTTGAAGCAGTTTTGAAATCAGACCATTAAATATAGTTGTTTTTAATGTGATATTTGTTGGTTCGGTTCAATACTCGCAATAAAAATCAATTTAATCGCACCATTAAATGCTTTTTGTACTATTGGATTTGGTTGAAATTTTACAATGCTCATAAAGTAGCTAGGACAAGTAGTGCCTTAAATGaaagaataagtgaggagacgGAGTAAAATTGCCAAATAGAGGAAACTTTTGAAATAACACCCTCATTTCTCTCCCGAGAGAAAATGAGGTTTGGAAGAGACTGAGATGCTCTCATGGTGATTAGAAGCATAGAAGGTGCATTTGAGGTATGAATTCGAGGATTATTGAAGGTAAAAGCTTGGATCATCACTTAGAAACAATTTAGGTATAATCCCatttctaagcttgaagatcgAGGGTTTAGATTTTATATCCAAATCTAAAGTTTCTTGTAAGCAGAATGATCTAATAAGGTTTCTAATGTAATGTCTAGCTTCTAACTCTCAAACTCCATGCAAATCTCTAATATCATGGTTTGTTAAGAAGTGTGGACCCGCAGTATGTTCAACAGCAAGGGCTAGACGCTACCTTCagtagggatgcgcaggatatgtcgcgtacgtgatggatacccgggaggcgggtaaggcgacagtgagcgaggttccggtggtgcgagatttcgcagatgttttcccagagcttcctgggatacctccggagcgacaggtgaagtttaggattgacctcgttcctggtgcggctccgatagccaaggcaccgtatcggttggctcctccggagatgcaggagttgtctacacagctgcatgagctgttagacaagggattcattcgaccgagtagttcaccctggggagccccgattttgttcgtgaagaagaaggacgggtcgcatcggatgtgtatagattaccgggagctgaacaaggtaacggtgaagaactgttacccactcccgaggattgatgacctctttgaccagcttcagggagcatcttggttctccaagattgatttgcgttcgggttatcatcagatgagggtcagggaggaagatacgcagaagaccgcgtttcggacgcgttatggccactatgagtttgtggtgatgccgtttgggctcaccaatgctcctgccgcgttcatggacctcatgaaccgcgtatgcagaccgatgttggatcggtctgtgatagtctttatcgatgacatcttggtttattccaagactcaggaggagcatgaggagcatctgagagaggtgttggagacccttaggaaggagagcttgtatgccaagttctccaagtgtgagttttggttgcgcgaggtgcaatttctcggacacctcgttaaccagaacgggattctggtcgatccggccaaggtcgagtccgtgatgagatgggaggttccgaagtctccatctgagattcggagtttcctgggactagcaggctactatcggagatttgttcaggatttctccaagatagtcgtacccctaacgcggctgacgaagaaagtcgtggccTTTCGATGGGGaaccgagcagcaggctgcatttgagacactgagacagagactgtgcgaggcgccgatcttagccctgccagagggcgtagaggattttgtggtatactgcgacgcgtccatttctgggttgggcgcggtactgatgcagagggggcatgtcattgcctacgctttgaggcagctcaagcctcacgaggcgaactacctgacgcatgatttggagttgggggcggtggtttttgccctcaagatttggcggcattacctctacggggttcaatgtaccatctacacggaccacaagagtttgaggtacctcatggatcagtcgaatctgaacatgaggcagcatcggtggttggacgtggtgaaggattatgattgtgagatcctttaccacccggggaaggccaacgtggtggccgatgcgcttagccgcaaggcggcgccaatCAGGGatatgtgcatgaggatgaccgtagtgactcccttgttggagcagattcaggaggcccaacaggaggctatcaaagaggaacattggaagagcgagcgtgtggtgggtcaggtttcctcctttaattatgatagccgaggactattgacactacaccatagggtgtgggtgccgtatcatggaggcgtgcgccagattttgatggaggaggcgcacaagtcccgattctctattcatcccggggcgacgaagatgtatagggatcttcgtctagattattggtggccctgcatgaagcgggatgtggcatggtacgttgagcgctgcttgacctgcaggaaggacaaggccgaacatcagagaccacatggcaagatgcagccgttggacattccactgtggaaatgggaagatatcacgatggattttatcacgaagcttcccaggaccgagcgtggagtggattcgatttgggtcatcgtggaccgattgaccaagagcgctcacTTCATCCCGATTTAGGAGAgaatatcggccgagaaattggttgacatctatatcagggagattgtggcgcggcacggggtatcagtatcggttatctcagacagggatgtgtgttttacttccaggttttggaagagatttcatgacgagttgggtactcgttgcattttagcaccgcttttcacccgcagacggatggtcagagcgagcggactatccagactttggaagatatgttgcgggcatgcgtgttggatttcggtggtagctgggatacctatcttcctttggccgagttctcgtacaacaacagctaccacgcgagtattgaccgtccctcatttgagatgttgtacggtcggaggtgcaggaccccgatatgctggggtgaagtaggCCAGAGAGTCCTGGGGAGCACTgcagtggtgctcaagacgaccgagaggatccagcaggttcggagcaggcttcagactgctcagagtcggcagaaaagttacgccgacaagcgtcaatccgacctggagttccaggttggggatatggttctcctgaaggtgtcgccttggaagggcgtcattcgattcaggaagcggggcaagttgggcccgaggtttATTGcgccgttcagggttgtagcccgggtgggcaaggtggcgtataggctggatctgccagtcgagctcacccaaatccacaacactttccatgtttctcagctgcggaagtgcctagtggacaaCTCAgcagtagtgccgttagaggatattcaggttgatgacagcctgaattacattgagcgcccagtcgcaatcctcgacaggaagtcgaaggatttgaggaacaagagggtggagctagtgaaggtgcaatggcagcaccgcaagggttcggaatggacttgggagccggtggatgagatgatggagcattaccccgagttgtttcaggatcgagtagcagacttcgaggacgaagtctaaaataagtgggggagatttgtagcacctggttcctggtacgtaaatcttatttgagtatttctcttcttttagccttggactcggcgagtcataggtccgactcgccgagtagatacgggactcgggacacgtttaagttggtgactcggtgagcccatattccggactcgacgagtcaccgctgttggatgaaaccctaagtttcaggggtttgcaccttatttaaactcTCTTTCCGCCCCAATCttgcccccattcaccctcagagccctatatCTCTCTCTACCCTtgtttccttgtgagtttgaagtgtttttgtggttttcttgaagtttttgaggagaaagaagagtgaatcaagaagaggagaaggagcatctctgtgtcattccaatgTTTCCCctgaggtatagctcgtttcccctctgtttttaagcttattgtcccttatagctccattaaagtcctctttgagccatttccaagattgtgtatgtttgagggtttgtaataagctgattgacctttagatctaggcatggttgagctccaggagctcaaatCTACAGTCTTTTtggaaccatattgcatgaaagccctagatctaccccttttggtgcattttggaccttaaaaccCTCATGGTCGTCTATTTACacttaaagttggaaaatttacgtgataagcaggccctaggagcccagatctatgtatggcatgagctggattcaagcagaatcggccatatagtaattgcatggtaacgactcggcgagtcgttcatctaactcggcgagtcggttcgtaagtctccgagtttgtccccttttcgtagtgtcgagtgagcagtgagccacggggtgtgactcagtgagtcggaagctgaactcatctatggaggaacttggcgagtcaatgctctgactcggcgagttcaaggcaatctccttagatcaagaacggactcggcgagctgttcatacaactcggcgagtcgcagcataagtgttcatcggatgaagatgaactcgacgagttgttcatacaactcggcgagcagGATGAAGGagttgaatatcagtttagaaggagaacttgtcgagtcatcgcctaactcgacgagtagaaacgggattcaggacaatcgtttgagtagggactcggcgagttggagagccaactcggcgagtcgggtcaactgaaagttgactctgactttgacttagggcatgatcaggggtaaaatggtcattttacccaaagggcaGTTAGTAGTGTTTGAttaagtatgttgtgggaatttcagccggaggatttccggagcaacagtagcagcagtagacagtcagttcccgatcagatcagcagctacttcgaggtgagttaccttctagtagcggtaggtctacggccacaatgccggcccaccaataggagttgtatgtagatgattgtctctgtgatattcatctagggattactactacctgtgttgtgtttatgtgctagtatgatatgacactatgtgctagtgacagtagggggagatagtccccgagatatccggacggtagggccgaaggggtagtcatacccagccatgttagatagatacTGATATTGCGATACATGttatgtagtagtagtagtagaggggagaaatagttccccagtatccggtcgagaggactgaaggggaggccagcacccagatatgctaggcagtatccggtcgagaggaccgaaggggaggccagcacccagatatgctaggcagtatccggtcgagaggaccaaaggggaggccaacacccagatatgctaggcaatgtccggtcgagagggccgaaggggtaggtcgggcacccagatatgcctgacaatatgtgtatgttatgtgattatatggtatgtggtactgtgggggaactcactaagcttcgtgcttacggtattcagttttggtttcaggtacctcctcagctaggggaaaggagccgacgcgggtagcagcatgtcacacacacacacactcttgtttccgcagttacgagtttattttgggattgatactctgatatttgattgatcgaatgttgtggttttcaatttggttttcgatgtgaaatggtttaatcaaacaattttttataacgaaatttttggacgtgaaaattgggccgTTACAGTAGTAATCGAAAAGCAAatccgtatatataaagaacatccaaatttGATTTCGTTGgaagaagttataatttttctaagattcagcgcAACAATGTGCGcacagaaatcgaattttagaacaacAAATTGTGAGGAGAAATAATCTAAATGCGAGTTGAAGAACTTGTCAATCAGAGTTCATCGATATAAAGAAAATCGAGAACGGAGTCTGTATGTAGGAGTTATGCTTTCTGCAACGATCTCTAATAATCTAAGTctatcaaaaatataaatttgtgaTAGATTAAGAATTAGCTATTGGGATGTGAAGTAAATTTGTAGATCTCGTTGAGCACTTTCtggaaatataaaaaaaatgttgaaaacggagcccgtataaAGAAGTTACGCGTTTTGAAAATCTACAAAATTGTATGTGTGATGACGTGGCACCACGAGAGAGCGCCACGTGGCCATGTAGGGAAGCCCATTTCCTCCATGAGattttgacacgtggcaccattGGCATGTGACATTTGGCAAGCTTCTAGAAGCGCCGATGTAGACGAAACCAAAAGTGACACGTGGCAGAAGAAGTATGGTGCCAACACCCATATAGTGTGTGGCACACTTCACTTTTCTTGGCTATAAATAGAGTTCTTCGTATATGCACCATTCCCCACACCCTTACGTATCTTTTTTGTAATGCCCCAAGTCTCAGGTATTAATTTTCAGCTTTACTCTTTCATATTGAaagtatactcgacgagttggaggccctgactcgtcgagtaggaacccATTTGGACTGCAAACTTAActgaccaactcgccgattcggaggacacgactcgacgagttggagctggaggataaaaccctaatttatggggttttgcaccctatttaaagggtcattagcctcccatATAGCCACTTGTgagtcaagaaaccctaaatcgccgtTTTCTCTCTATACTTGTGTGTTTTAAGAATTGGAAGGTGGATCTTAGTGAGAgtaacttgaagatcaagaaattTGAGGCTAGGAATGTgtgtggatctgaagtctactccagtttagcatcatttgaaggtatccaGTCGTTACCTTGATCTTCTTCTAGCTAGATCCTTCTATATTTGAGTTTTAGGGGCCATTTTGGCATATTGGTGCTTCATTTTGAGTGATGAACcaagatctgaagtagcaactttagATCTAGGCTCATCTTGGCCCTTACAATCATAAAGTCTCGGTCTTTAGCATGCTAGTGTAATTCCCTTGCCTAAAATCTCTTCTTTAGCTTGATTTAAGTCATTAGCACCTTGCATGtacgtaaattttgcaactttacgtaataAGTATGccttaggagcttagatctacgttATGGAGCTTTggaatggcttaaaaagcatct encodes:
- the LOC111878639 gene encoding non-specific lipid transfer protein GPI-anchored 2; this translates as MVIKSNTIIMAVAMLVGLIFAGLPCFKAQSPAGAPMMLPGAPMAMAPGPDCMTALFNVSDCLSFVQIGSNLTTPDKACCPEVAGLLESNPICLCQLVGGSTAKDYGIDINRALMLPDACKLEVPSINACPSASPVSAPTPSSSSEAPGSTAGGPGPAGEEGLSPTASGNGGSNGASSSAIHDLSTLICLAAAIFIAYYF